A genomic segment from bacterium encodes:
- a CDS encoding DUF2149 domain-containing protein: MRFLKRHKRFEKYEEPLEDPISGVANLFDASVVFIVSMMIALFMAYNMLDLLDPKSEITITKKTADGRVEIITKKGKEIKAKKVTDKKLTGEGIRLGTAYQLKDGRVVYVPE, from the coding sequence ATGAGATTTTTGAAGAGACACAAACGATTTGAGAAATACGAAGAGCCACTCGAAGACCCTATTTCTGGGGTAGCAAACCTATTTGATGCCAGCGTGGTCTTTATCGTCAGTATGATGATTGCCCTGTTTATGGCTTATAATATGCTGGATTTACTTGACCCAAAGTCAGAAATAACTATTACCAAAAAGACCGCGGATGGCAGGGTGGAAATTATCACCAAAAAAGGCAAGGAAATTAAGGCTAAGAAGGTAACAGATAAGAAATTAACCGGGGAAGGCATCAGGCTGGGAACCGCCTATCAGTTAAAGGATGGGAGAGTGGTTTATGTGCCGGAGTAG